The nucleotide window CAGTCTcagaatttctgtgttttttcctcataaatttgaaACTTTAATCTTagaatttcagtgttttttcacacacatttgtgtgaaatttttgttttttttacccctttaatctcagagaatattcaagTTTCGTTTTCAGAAatgtatgactttaatctcagaaattcagagtttttttctctgaatattaacCCGGCTCCCTGcctgcataattttttttctccctaaaatggccctaatacaccatTGTAACAAACAAATCAGTCTCCTGTGGGAAGTGCGGTTCAGGAGGTAGAGTGGTCATCTGGTGATTGGAGAGTTCCCGGTTTGCTCCCTGGCTCCTCCAGTGTgttaaagtgtccttgagcaaaaatACTGAActcctcactgctcctgatggacagcttggcaccttgcacggtagcctctgccatcagtgtgtgaatggatgaatgtgaggcaaacattgtaaagcactttgattggtcagtagactagaaaagcacaATAGAAATGCAgcccatttaccatttacagtACTACCGCAAGTAGTGATGTGGTTGTGGAATGGAGCAGGGGAGCATGGCTTTAGTTTACTAAACGTAAGGGCTAAACTACTTATCCACATTAAGGATGGTAACCGTTGGCCTGGCTGTGATTACAGAACTTGTGACttactataatttgtagagcgtggtccttacctgctctacctgtaaagcatcatgagataacttctgttgtgatttgacgccatataaacatataaataaataaacattcttAACTTAGTTCAGTTCTTCCTGACACTTTGGTTCTTCTTAAAAAAAGGACCTGATgtcctccatcttttttttgtggcatttacAATAATATGCTAAAACCAAGATCTTACAcctgaaatttgaaaataaattgacTGTTGTTTGTGCTCCTGTgaagacaatattttttgaTGCTGTGACAGCTGAATCATTAAACGTCAATGATTTAAACCATGAATTCCAGCTGTTAAATTTGAATCGCCAGCTGCTTGCTTCATCTCACAGAACAGAAGCTGATGTCAGCACTGCCGCTGACCACAGCATAGCACAGACTGAAGGTTGCTGGCCACTCATGTCAAGTATCCCCCCCTCATCTTGCGCTTCAACTCTCCATGTCTCTTTAAAAAACAgcccatttttttccacaaaacacacaaacttggTAACTCTGCAAGTCAACATACACTTTATAGAAGCCACTTGTAACTTTGTGTGGGGTTGAAATTACAAGATCGGttaacatcattaaaaaatcCTTTAGCACCTTGACATTGGTAGGGGTATGCCCCGACCATCCAAATCTATGCCCACATAACACgccaattattttattttatttattatttttgttttattactttcattattgttgttcttgtttAGGGGTGTTGAGATGAAATTCAGGTGTGCTTGAGCACCCCAGAAAGAGTCTACAGTCACCCTCAGGTATGAGTAGCTTTGGTGTGAATGAACCTACATCAGACTCTGTATCCACTTCTCTTTCTACATCCATGGCACGATGGCTTACAAGGAGCTGTCTCTAAATCTAAGCAGGGTCCATTCATCAGGCAGCATGTGCTCAAATTTGGAGCCTTGTTCTTGATTGGTTCTCTGGTTTGAATTTGTACCAACTCTCTCtcatctgccaatcaaatcaaagcgcGTGGCTCTAAGCAGGCGGTCTGCCGGGCCTGAGACCAGCCCTGCATTCCAAATCACATATTtaaactttttacttttagtatgtactgcagctgcccttacaaagtatgtagtttagtatgaaatatgcatgtgaatgcatactattgggacacactacatacatcatccctgaagtccgacccttTTGCTCACTTctgccgccgtccgtagcgccacatttgaatgttgttgtcaaaatgctggtgctgtttcatactgcgctgtcctctgtcatatttctgatcttctgtcttcctgtcacttctgctgtcactgagcgagttttgtgcgatatgtgtgttttgttgtcatccgtatgtgggcgtggcctgtacacgcaactcagtcagtgcgacgtaacgtccgctgtgcaaaggattgtggatcagaatggccagagcagcatgctgaaatccatactgcaaaatctgaccagatgtagtagaacatcctggtactcttggcatactgcatctgacatactatgtattgggacatactaaatctttttttcccctactaaatagtatggtagtatgggtattggaacccAGGGCTGCAGACCACGTCAAGGCCGTTTATCGTTTGCGATCTACAGCCTTGTGACTTATTTTGGTGGTTGTGCTTAAAGGACTGTCCTTTAGGGGTTGACcctttcaggcatgttgcacttctggccacatccAATCAGTGATGATCAGATAATTTGTCAgtgacagctgctaaaaatacctCCTGCCACATCATTAATTGGATGTGTCCAGAAGTGCAACGTGATTAAAAGTTTCCACCCCCAGAGGGCAGTGCAACAGAAATTTTCTGTTGGTGTTGAGTCACtctttaaaaatcaaaacattctgACCTTAACTCAAgaaaaacctttatttaaagtGTAACCTTAGTTACTATACACATTGAATATTTGGATTTTTGAGTTGAAGTTTACCATATTAATTTATGTTGCTATGAACTGTAGTATTAATTCTATAACATTGTCTTCAGTATTCTTTACAGcactattattttattcatatgtttatgtttgacaTTTAAGTTACTTCTCATATCTCCCTTGCATAGAATTAAGTGAGTTTAGTTCCGACCTGTCTTTGTTTTACAGGGGGACATGTTAgtgtgacagaggagagagagtaaTGTAACTGATGGTTTTAGGACTATTAAGCTTTATTCTCTAGTTTAAAACATTTGTCAGAAAAGTAGtccaaatgaaatgtaataagTTGCATTACTTTGATGAAGTCGTTAAACCAGTTACATGACATATGACATGTTAACAGAGTTAACAGAGTAACAAGTAATctgtatttcttatttctgtaattattgttttaatatttcgTAGGTTaattgcacatatttagacttaatgcacataatacttttttttcttaaatttctaTGGCATATATTTTTAgatgatttatttctttttcttacagtttaattcttctcttgagcaCCTAAGCAACTGCCACTGACTCAGTTTCCCGTTTGGGATCAATAgagtgtttctgcttcttttcaAAAGTAACCTTCTCAACACAGTGAGAACTGCACATGATATGAGCCGGAAATTGCATCATGTACTTGTCATGTCAGAACTTAAGGTTCAgtggttaaggttggggtttGGATTAGGGATGTTGCACATATTACATGGACCGGTCCATCACAGGCTTGGCACCTGAGGCTCTTCTCATGTGAGACGTCCCGAGAGCTGGAGTGTCCGCTTTAAACTTCACGGTTCCCACTGGAGTGCATTCAACAACtccacatggagaaaaaaaaaactgagacagATGGTGTGTATAATCAGAGATAAATCAAGAGATGAACTACAAAGTGAGAAAAACTCCAAGGTaacagataaatagatagatatcaTGTGGCAGGAGGTATTTTGGTCGGGCCTTGAGATTTGGTGTTTATAAACAGGCACTGCTGGCACCCCAGAAATATCATCCACTTGTACTGTGTATTAGGCCAACTGCCTCTACGTATGAAGACATATTGGGAACTCTATACTACTTTATGGCTTGAATACTCCTGGATTTACTGTAAATGAGTTATTGAACATTGCTaccattttctttctctctctttttttttttttataattttaatagcCAAATAGGTTAATTTGAACATAAAAAGCCCCCTACCTAACatatctttgtttttaattatgtttttttgcaaaagtcacacacacacacacacacacacacacacacacacacacacacacacacacacacacacactcaccccccccacacacccacacccacacacacacacacgttgtattttgtagtagtagtaatatttttgataaataatcaaatgaggaaaaatggaaaaataagaaaaataactgCTAGTGTTCTTTATTTCTTATGTAATGGACGCTTTTTTGCTCTGTGAGGGGACTGTATCGAtgagaaaacaatattttcagtTCCTGTATGTCCAGAATGCCATCTGTGTGTTCATCTCCTTTATAAAGACTGTGACCAAGCCACAGTGACCCATCACTCCCTGCGTCCATATCCCTGAAATAGAACAAAGCTGTGATCTCCTGGCATTTGGCAGAAGGGGACGGTAACACCGCCCCAGCTACATTTAGAATATGAGCGCAGTGTCATAGTCATGGcatacgcagacacacacacagagtgactcGTGGTATGCTGCTGGAACTTTCTGGGCGGGTATATAAAATGTGGAGGCACAGTTGGAAAGGCAGAACAACagattgagagaaaaaagacaccaGAGCAGCCGGGACCAACACGACCACACACACTAGACTCTTCCATCTGATCCTGACCCAGGAGGCAAGCTACGATAGAGATGCTGTGTCCCAGTGCGTTCCAGCCCTCCACCATCAATATGAGGCCCTACGTGGACCTGCACTGGCCTGTCCGCAGCCTGTGGCCCGAGACCACACCTCTGTTCTACCACATGGAGCAGGAGATGATCAGACACATGCAGGAGATGAGACAGAACATGGAGTACATGGAGAGACTACACCAGAAGATCTTTGACGAAATCGATCAGTCAATGTCCTCTTCGGCTGTCTTTAAACCAATCACCTTTCAGGTCGGGCAGGAAAGCGGCACATTTGCCCTGACCCTGGACACGAAGGAGTTTGCCCCCGAGGAGCTGTCTGTCAAACAGGTGGGCAGGAAACTGAGGGTCAGCGGGAAGACGGAaaagaagcaggaggacgggAAAGGTTCCTACTCCTACAGGTGTCAAGAGTTCAGGCAGGAGTTCGACGTGCCAGATGGGGTGGACCCTGAGGCTGTCACCTGCTCCCTGGCAGGGGGGCAGCTCCAGATCCAGGCACCCAGGGAGAGCGTGTCAGACGGGAAGGAAAGAGTCATCCCCATCAGCTTCACCCCGGCCCCAGCCATCACCTCTCCTCAGACAGACAGCACTGGGTCGGAGGGAAGCCGCGCTGCTAGCAACGCCTCAGCAGAGACGCCAACCAAATCAGAGTGACCCACCACTGGACCTGCAACCAACTGCTGCTCATCTCCCAGTCTGAACCTTAGACATCAGATCTGATCATCTACTCACCATTTACCATAACTGTTCATTAATGATGTTGTTTTGACTGTATGTTGATGGACATGGGAAACTCTCAGTGACACGTGTCATGGTCCTGGAACAAAATCCAATATTCTTTTTCTTGGACATTGACTTTTAACAATAAATGATTTGTAGAAAACTTCTTTTGAGTTGTCTCAGATTTTTTCCCGCTCTATAGCTCCTGGTTAATTTAGCGTTCCTGAATCCTTCTTGTCATGTGGTAGCCTAGAGGTTCCTCTCCATGTCTTACAGCTGCTAAGAGACCATTTTGGATGTTGATGCAAGATTTTGAGAAAGCCTTCAAACTACATGTCTGTGGAGGTTCTCACTTATCCAGGTCATGGTTCTCCACACAGAGTTGAATGAAGAACAATTGGACTTTTTTGTGGATTCTTGTTTCACTTCTTATCCAAGAACTGAAGAAGTGAAACATcctcaagaatctacaaacaagtccattTGCCCTCAAATCAACTCTATGAGGATTTCAAACTATATGTTAATGGTCTGATTAGATCAATTTAAAactgcctctctttttttttttttttcctaatctGCACTGACATGAATACATAGAatttatgtattaatttatgtCTATTTGAAGTCCTTACAACATCCTGGGGAAGTCTATTTTCATCACTAACCAGAGGTCACATCTCAAATATGGCTTGACTGTAAACTGAATTTCAAGGTTTTCCCTTGAGACAAAAATTATAACAGTAAACCCACAAGCTTCATTTACATTTGGCAGAGTCTGTTTCACTAGTTAGATGAACCCACATTTATTGCGATTAGGGTGATCAGAGGTCCCAAAAAATTCAGGACATTCCCGAATTGCCTTGGATTTCTAATCCTGTCCCATTTGTCCCAAAAATTAGCATGGATCTGAGATTGATTAGTTATAGCCTAATAAAACATTAACTACTGATTGTTAATTATTTTGGTGTCATTTCGACACACAGGCAATGTTATGTCCGTACTCTACATGAATTATGGTGGACTTGCACGTCACGTCGTGGACACAGATGTGACAGGCACTACActgaaaaaatgtataaaaataaatgtataaaataaaagcattttaataTAATTGATAATGATTTACACACTGTAACAGACAGCACAGTCACCACATTTCCTAATGACAGACAGTTGACTTCATGaacaaacaatacatttttgtgttgaGTTTTGATGTTCTTGTGTTGTACTCTTATCATCCATTGACACTGAATGTGATGTACTGGAGGCTACGCCCACCACGGCCACgtgatcacacacactcccaattCCCCTGCTTTGAATTTCACCCACCCTCATCTGGTCACCAAGCTGTGATCCTCAAACTTTTTTGAGTATGTCTGTCAGGTATGGATGCTCTTGCAGACAAAGTTTGAATCCAGCTGAGGGCAAAACTGTAACTGAATTGTAACTGAATGTGTCCCTCTTTAGGAGCTGACC belongs to Myripristis murdjan chromosome 14, fMyrMur1.1, whole genome shotgun sequence and includes:
- the LOC115371553 gene encoding heat shock protein beta-11-like codes for the protein MLCPSAFQPSTINMRPYVDLHWPVRSLWPETTPLFYHMEQEMIRHMQEMRQNMEYMERLHQKIFDEIDQSMSSSAVFKPITFQVGQESGTFALTLDTKEFAPEELSVKQVGRKLRVSGKTEKKQEDGKGSYSYRCQEFRQEFDVPDGVDPEAVTCSLAGGQLQIQAPRESVSDGKERVIPISFTPAPAITSPQTDSTGSEGSRAASNASAETPTKSE